The DNA window GCCTTGAACGGGTGGCAGCTCATCGTCCAATAGCGGCCAACGTGATGAGTGCGAAAAGAGGCGGCTCGCCAACCATTTCCCTCATTTCGCCTGCCGCCGCGATGGCGAAGGCTATCGGTGTGAAGGCGAAAACACATTCCAACGCAAGCCGACAACGAGCTGGCAGCACGGGAATGCGCCGGGCGGCGGCGAGAGCGTTAGGCGAATGCCGTCGGGATTGAAATACACCTCGGTTTGCGAGCGGATGCCAAGCGAGCGGAGCAGGCGCTTCACTTCATCCGTTTTTCCTTCTTGGGCGGCCGACATGACCGAGGCGGCAAACGAGCGCGATTCGGCCAGCCTTTTTAAAATGACTCCGGCATCGTTCATAAGCGTCTGGGCGGTGGCGGCCGATTGGGAGAAGATGGCGGGGTCGACCGGTGGGTACGGCCTTGCCCATGTCGTGGGGGGCAGGAAATAAACCATTGACTTGCTCCTCCTGTTCAACGTGATTACTACTTATATACTCGTTGCGCTGCAAGCCGGTGCCATAGAAACGATGCGACTGGCAGCGAAAGGCGAAACTTTTTCGGGGACTTTTCGTATATACAATAGGCAGCGAACGTCTGCCTTGATTTCCAGCAGACCGTTGTGCCGACAGAGGCGGGAGTTTATGATACAATGATAAACGGGGCGATGTGAGGGGAAACAATAGGTAAGGAGGATGGTTCATGTTAAACTTGGCAATTGTCTCACCACTGATTTTTGCTTTATTCGTTCCGTTTTTGTATAAATATGTGCGTTCGCTCCATACCGGCTGGTTTGTGCTCCCATTACCGGTTTTATTGTTTTTGTATTTCGTTCAACATCTCCCTCTTGAACCGTACGGGCAAACGATCCCCTGGATTCCGTCTCTCGGAATGGATTTTCAAGTCTATATGGATGGGTTAGGGCTGCTCTTTTCGCTGTTAATCACAGGGATCGGCTCTCTTGTCGTGCTGTATTCGATTTATTATTTGCCGAAGAAAAAGGAAAAACTTGGACACTTTTACGTGTATTTGCTTTTGTTTATGGGAGCGATGCTTGGCGTCGTTCTTTCGGACAACGCAATGGCGCTCTATCTGTTTTGGGAATTGACATCGTTTTCATCCTTTCTGTTGATTGGCTACTGGAATGAGCGTGAACGTTCCCGATACGGGGCACAAAAATCGATGCTCATCACCGTGCTTGGCGGGTTGTCTCTGCTTGGGGGATTTTTATTGCTTTCGGTCATGAGCGGAGGGTCGTACAGCATTCGCGATTGGATGGCTATGGCGGATGCGTGGCCACAGCATCCGTTGTTTGTGCCGGCGATGCTCTTGATTTTGCTTGGCGCGTTTACGAAATCCGCGCAGTTTCCGTTTTACATTTGGCTTCCGGACGCGATGGAAGCACCCACCCCGGTCAGCGCGTATTTGCATTCGGCCACCATGGTGAAAGCTGGCATTTATTTAGTGGCTCGCTTCACCCCGATTTTTGCTGTTTCTTCGCTATGGGTTTGGCTTGTGATGGGCATTGGAATGGCGACGCTTTGCTGGGCGTCATTTCATGCCGCCCGTCAGACGGATTTGAAAGGGCTGCTCGCCTATTCGACGGTGAGCCAGCTCGGGTTGATTATGTCGCTGCTTGGCGCCGGGGCGCTGGCCTTTCATGGCGACCTGAGTGATCGCCGTTTATATATGGCGGCCGTGGTGGCAGCGGTGTTTCACTTAATCAACCACGCGACGTTTAAAGGTAGTTTGTTTATGGTTGCCGGCATTGTCGATCATGAGACCGGAACGCGGGATATCCGGCGGCTCGGCGGATTGCTTAGCGTCATGCCCATCACATTCACCGTTGCGGTCATCGGCTCATTGTCGATGGCGGGCGTGCCGCCGTTTAACGGATTTTTAAGCAAAGAAATGTTTTTTGCGGCGATGGTGCAAGTGGCGAACGCCCATTGGCTTTCGCTTGATGTGTGGGGCATCTTGTTTCCGGTGCTCGCTTGGGTGGGCAGCGTGTTCACCTTTTTGTACAGCGTTCTTTTTGTTGGGAAAACGTTTCTTGGCGCTCCGAAGCCTTCCGAATGGCCGAAACGGCCGCATGAAGCCCCGGTGGGGATGCTTGTGGCGCCGGTCGTTTTGGCCGTCCTTGTCATCGGCTTCGGACTGATTCCGAATGTGCTGTCCAACACGGTGATTGCTCCGGCGGTGGATGCTGTTGTCAACGGTGTGTTCCGTCGGGAAGGGCTTTCCGTGCACATCAGCCATTGGCACGGATGGACGATCGAAGTGTGGATGACGATCGGAGTGATTGTTCTTGGCGTGTTGCTGTATCGGACGTTTGATTCATGGAGGCGCGTGTACGGTGTTTTTTCGCGGCGGCTTTCACTGAATCACTTATATGACACGGTTGTGCGGCAGGTGGAAGAACAGTCGTATTCGCTGACAAACCGTTACATGACCGGGTATGTTCGGACGTATTTCTTGTACATTTTGTCCGCGATGATCGCATTGCTTGTCGCGACGATCGCTTTGAAAGTAGATGGAGGACTCTCGCTAAGCCATTTAGCGGACGTGGGCATCCACGAACTCGTGTTGGCGTTGGTCGCCTTGATCGGAACGGTGACGACTGTGGCGGCCAAATCACGTCTTGTTGCGATTATCGCGTTGGGTTCGGTCGGCTATACGGTGTCGCTTTTCTTTGTGTTGTTCCGGGCGCCTGACTTGGCGTTGACGCAGCTCGTCATTGAAACGATTTCCGTCGCGCTGTTTTTGCTCTGTTTTTATCACTTGCCGAAGCTCAGCCGCCATGAGAAAGGCGTTCGATTCCGGCTTGGGAACGCTCTTATTTCACTCGGAGTCGGCGCGTTGGTCAGCGCGATCGCCTTGCTGGCGTACAGCGAGAAAAACTTTGCTTCGATCGCTCAATACCATATTGAAAACGCGTATGAAAAAGCGGCTGGAAAAAATATTGTCAACGTGATCTTAGTCGACTTCCGCGGATTTGATACACTTTTTGAAATTTGTGTGCTGGCGATCGCGGCGCTCGGCATTTACGCTTTAGTGAAGCTGAAAGCTCCGAAAGGGGAGAGCGGCAAATATGAATGAGCTCATTTTGCGGACGGTAACGGCCGTTGTCACGTTTATGATCATTTTATTTGGGATTCAGCTTTTTTTCGCCGGCCACTATTATCCAGGCGGCGGATTCATTGCCGGCCTCGTTACCGCCGGCGCCATCATTTTGCTGCTGCTGGCGTTTGACATCAAAACCGTCCGGTCGATGATCCCGGTTTCGTATCGCACGCTCATTGGTGTCGGGCTGCTGTTTGCCTTAGGAACAGGTCTTGGCGGCTTAGTCTTCGATGTTCCGTTTTTAACGCACGCCCACGGCCATGTCATGCTGCCGCTGCTTGGGGATGTGTCGCTCCATACGGCCGTCTTGTTTGACTTAGGAGTCTATTTGGTCGTGGTCGGGGTCACCATGACGATTATCGAAACGATAGGAGAGGAAGAATAAATGGAAGTCGTCATGATTATTGTCATCGGCTGTTTGTTTGCGGGCGCTACGTACTTAATGTTGAGCAAAAGTTTGCTTCGGATCATTATCGGCACGGGATTGTTAAGCCATGGAGCGCATTTGCTTTTATTGACGATGGGCGGATTGAAAACGGGGGCGCCGCCGCTGCTTGACGTGCAGGCGGAACACTATGTCGACCCTGTTCCGCAGGCGCTGATTTTGACGGCGATCGTCATTAGTTTTGGGGTCACGGCTTTTTTGCTCGTTTTGGCGTATCGTTCTTATCAGGAGATCGGGACGGACAACATTGAACGGATGAGGGGAAAGGAAGACCATGACTAATGCAGTAATTTTTCCGATTGCGATTCCATTGACGACAGCAGTTCTCTTGATGTTTTGCGTGAAATCATTGAAAGTGCAAAAAATGATTTCCCTCGTGTCAGCAGGGGCGCTCATCGTTGCGAGCGCTTGGCTTGTGCGCCTTGTCGACCATGAAGGGATACAGAAGCTTGACGTCGGGAATTGGCCGGCGCCGTTTGGGATTACGCTCGTCTCCGACATGCTTTCAGCACTGTTGGTGTTGACAACGAGCGTGATCGCGCTCGCTTGCCTGCTGTATTCCTTTTTCACGATTGACTCGAAGCAGGCGTCCATGTACTACTATGTTTTTTTTCAGTTTCTCATTGTCGGAGTGAACGGGGCGTTTACGACAGGGGATATTTTTAACTTATTCGTGTTTTATGAAGTGATGCTCATGTCATCGTATGCGCTCCTCGTTCATGGCGGCACGAAAATCCAGCTTCAGGAAACGATGAAATATATGGTGATCAACGTGTTTTCATCAGCGCTGTTTGTCATCGCCGTCGGCTATTTGTACGCCGTGACCGGTACATTGAATATGGCGCACTTAGCCGTACGGATTTCTGGAGCGGAAAACACTGCCGTGTTGACGGTCATTTGTTTGCTTTTTCTCATTGTCTTTGGGTTAAAGGGGGCGCTGTTTCCATTTTATGTTTGGATGCCGGGGGCTTATTCCGCTCCGCCGGCGGCGGTGCTCGCGTTGTTTGGCGGCTTATTGACAAAAGTCGGTGTGTATTCGATTTTGCGCACATTTTCGCTCATTTTCCGTCAAGATGTCGGCTATACGCATACGATTTTAGCGTGGTTGGCGATCGCGACCGTTGTGTTTGGCGTCATTGGCGCCGTGGCTTACCGCGATATGAGGCAAATCGCCATTTATA is part of the Geobacillus sp. 46C-IIa genome and encodes:
- a CDS encoding Na+/H+ antiporter subunit A; protein product: MLNLAIVSPLIFALFVPFLYKYVRSLHTGWFVLPLPVLLFLYFVQHLPLEPYGQTIPWIPSLGMDFQVYMDGLGLLFSLLITGIGSLVVLYSIYYLPKKKEKLGHFYVYLLLFMGAMLGVVLSDNAMALYLFWELTSFSSFLLIGYWNERERSRYGAQKSMLITVLGGLSLLGGFLLLSVMSGGSYSIRDWMAMADAWPQHPLFVPAMLLILLGAFTKSAQFPFYIWLPDAMEAPTPVSAYLHSATMVKAGIYLVARFTPIFAVSSLWVWLVMGIGMATLCWASFHAARQTDLKGLLAYSTVSQLGLIMSLLGAGALAFHGDLSDRRLYMAAVVAAVFHLINHATFKGSLFMVAGIVDHETGTRDIRRLGGLLSVMPITFTVAVIGSLSMAGVPPFNGFLSKEMFFAAMVQVANAHWLSLDVWGILFPVLAWVGSVFTFLYSVLFVGKTFLGAPKPSEWPKRPHEAPVGMLVAPVVLAVLVIGFGLIPNVLSNTVIAPAVDAVVNGVFRREGLSVHISHWHGWTIEVWMTIGVIVLGVLLYRTFDSWRRVYGVFSRRLSLNHLYDTVVRQVEEQSYSLTNRYMTGYVRTYFLYILSAMIALLVATIALKVDGGLSLSHLADVGIHELVLALVALIGTVTTVAAKSRLVAIIALGSVGYTVSLFFVLFRAPDLALTQLVIETISVALFLLCFYHLPKLSRHEKGVRFRLGNALISLGVGALVSAIALLAYSEKNFASIAQYHIENAYEKAAGKNIVNVILVDFRGFDTLFEICVLAIAALGIYALVKLKAPKGESGKYE
- a CDS encoding Na(+)/H(+) antiporter subunit B, with product MNELILRTVTAVVTFMIILFGIQLFFAGHYYPGGGFIAGLVTAGAIILLLLAFDIKTVRSMIPVSYRTLIGVGLLFALGTGLGGLVFDVPFLTHAHGHVMLPLLGDVSLHTAVLFDLGVYLVVVGVTMTIIETIGEEE
- a CDS encoding Na(+)/H(+) antiporter subunit C, with translation MEVVMIIVIGCLFAGATYLMLSKSLLRIIIGTGLLSHGAHLLLLTMGGLKTGAPPLLDVQAEHYVDPVPQALILTAIVISFGVTAFLLVLAYRSYQEIGTDNIERMRGKEDHD
- a CDS encoding Na+/H+ antiporter subunit D yields the protein MTNAVIFPIAIPLTTAVLLMFCVKSLKVQKMISLVSAGALIVASAWLVRLVDHEGIQKLDVGNWPAPFGITLVSDMLSALLVLTTSVIALACLLYSFFTIDSKQASMYYYVFFQFLIVGVNGAFTTGDIFNLFVFYEVMLMSSYALLVHGGTKIQLQETMKYMVINVFSSALFVIAVGYLYAVTGTLNMAHLAVRISGAENTAVLTVICLLFLIVFGLKGALFPFYVWMPGAYSAPPAAVLALFGGLLTKVGVYSILRTFSLIFRQDVGYTHTILAWLAIATVVFGVIGAVAYRDMRQIAIYNIVAAIGVMAFGISLMTEESMEGTIFYLLQDMVMKTALFFIVGAIAYVAGTNQLGRFSGLLGSYPLLGWTVFLSALALGGIPPFSGFIGKALIIRAAFDKGQLLFALVVLLSSLLVLYSVMKIFIQSCWGEARGYEQKRVAPLYVPIVALLSLAVLYGVGAEFVRPYIAQAAATLADPSMYIESVLKE